From Bacillus cereus group sp. RP43, the proteins below share one genomic window:
- a CDS encoding VaFE repeat-containing surface-anchored protein, translating into MGKRVVKRVFALLSVLALFFNVFLPNASAEVMTHEKYSMNWSYSNSLGKDIRTEIIKNSSGQIAYCLTLGLKSPNGEDLPEMGKTDNVVYRVLLNGYPQKSAEQLGVENKNEAHYATQLAVWNALGQLDVNELKHMNKNVEKAAKAIIDGANRSEDTQEIFMNVIPAEKQKAELKGEFFETNLYTVQTNAKSGSYKVLSKNAPNGVKIVSENGEVKDQLSVGEKFRIQIPKDTTTGEFNLSVAANLTKVQAIAYRGTDTVQNATVLLERNEEKLSSDLAVNWEANGSLKIKKVGENGEVLAGAVFEVFNTNNESVGNITTGADGIAELNNLPIGTYTIKEIKAPTGYVSGDKPQTIEVKTGETGAVQVVNNKVKGNIEIKKLSDSGKVLPNVEFTVFTEDGKEVKKVVTKENGIANVEGLTYGKYYFVETKTPNGYIGNKTKYPFEIKEHNKTLTFTVENTEVKGSVKLLKVDNEDISKKLEGAVFELKDASGKVIGEYKTDKNGEVNVKDLAYGKYSFVEKASPNGYVLITEPIVFEIKEHGKIIELLAVNHLIKGDLEITKVDVADGNNKLPNTEFTIYNEAGKEVVKGKTDDKGIAKFEKLPFGKYTYKETVAPKGYVLNEETFSFEIKENGQIIKHIVKDEKIPSVKTTATDKTDGTKEMHTFKSVTIQDKVEYKDLQVGKEYTLKGKLMDKETNKPLVVNGKEVTAETKFTPKEANGSITLDFTFDATGLEEKEVVVFEDVLKDGKIVTTHADINDKGQTVKFVKPSVKTTATNKADGGKEIHANDSITIQDKVEYTNLVVGKEYTVKGKLMNKAINKPLLIDGKEVTAETKFTAKEKNGFVTLDFTLVGAEQQGREVVVFEDLLHEGQVIATHADINDKGQTVRFVEPSIKTTATNKVDGSKELDASKSVTIQDKVEYKDLIVGKEYVVKGKLMDKATNKPLLVDGKEVTVESKFTAKEKNGSITLDFTFNASALQGKEVVVFEELYQDNVLVAIHVDIKDKGQTVKFKEVKPEQPKPEQPQPDKNTPTSEKPQPKKESESKIGLLPQTGTNLTSWVSIAAGALLLLVGGVIFLKRKNA; encoded by the coding sequence TTGGGGAAAAGAGTTGTTAAAAGAGTTTTTGCATTATTATCAGTACTAGCATTATTCTTTAATGTGTTTCTACCGAATGCAAGTGCGGAGGTAATGACGCATGAAAAGTATTCAATGAACTGGAGTTATAGCAACAGTTTAGGAAAGGATATCCGAACTGAAATTATCAAAAATTCAAGTGGTCAAATTGCTTATTGCTTAACTCTTGGATTAAAATCACCGAATGGGGAAGACCTACCCGAAATGGGGAAGACAGATAATGTTGTATATAGAGTATTATTAAATGGTTATCCACAAAAAAGTGCAGAACAGTTGGGTGTCGAGAATAAAAATGAGGCACATTATGCAACACAACTTGCTGTTTGGAATGCTTTAGGTCAACTTGATGTAAATGAATTAAAGCATATGAATAAGAATGTTGAAAAAGCAGCTAAAGCTATTATTGATGGTGCTAATAGAAGTGAAGATACACAAGAAATCTTTATGAATGTAATTCCTGCTGAAAAGCAGAAAGCAGAATTAAAAGGTGAGTTCTTTGAAACAAACCTATACACAGTACAAACAAATGCTAAGAGTGGTTCTTATAAGGTATTATCGAAAAATGCACCTAATGGAGTTAAAATTGTTAGTGAAAATGGAGAAGTGAAAGATCAGCTTTCAGTTGGGGAAAAATTCCGTATCCAAATTCCTAAAGATACAACAACAGGTGAATTTAATCTAAGTGTTGCTGCAAATTTAACTAAAGTTCAAGCTATTGCTTATCGCGGTACTGATACTGTTCAGAATGCTACAGTACTACTAGAAAGAAACGAGGAGAAGCTTAGTAGTGACCTTGCAGTAAATTGGGAAGCTAATGGTTCTTTAAAAATTAAAAAGGTTGGAGAAAATGGGGAAGTTTTAGCTGGTGCAGTTTTTGAAGTTTTTAATACAAATAATGAATCAGTTGGAAACATTACTACTGGTGCTGATGGCATTGCAGAATTAAATAACCTACCAATTGGTACTTATACAATAAAAGAAATTAAAGCACCAACAGGTTATGTTTCAGGTGATAAACCACAAACTATTGAAGTTAAGACAGGGGAAACAGGAGCTGTTCAAGTAGTAAACAACAAAGTAAAAGGTAACATCGAAATTAAAAAACTTAGTGATTCAGGTAAGGTTTTACCAAATGTTGAATTCACAGTCTTCACTGAAGATGGAAAAGAAGTGAAAAAAGTAGTAACAAAAGAAAATGGAATTGCAAACGTTGAAGGTCTTACGTATGGTAAGTATTATTTCGTAGAGACAAAAACACCTAATGGATATATTGGAAATAAAACAAAGTATCCTTTTGAAATTAAAGAGCACAATAAAACACTTACTTTTACAGTGGAAAATACCGAAGTGAAAGGTAGTGTAAAATTACTAAAAGTAGATAATGAAGATATCAGCAAGAAATTAGAAGGTGCAGTATTCGAGCTAAAAGATGCAAGTGGGAAAGTAATTGGAGAATATAAGACAGATAAAAATGGTGAAGTTAACGTCAAAGATTTAGCGTATGGTAAATATTCATTTGTAGAAAAGGCCTCTCCAAATGGTTATGTTCTTATTACAGAACCAATTGTGTTCGAAATAAAGGAACACGGAAAAATTATTGAGCTATTGGCAGTCAATCATCTTATTAAAGGTGATCTAGAAATTACAAAAGTTGATGTAGCTGATGGAAACAACAAACTTCCAAATACAGAGTTTACAATTTATAATGAAGCAGGGAAAGAAGTAGTAAAAGGAAAAACAGACGATAAAGGTATCGCGAAGTTTGAAAAGTTACCATTTGGAAAATATACATATAAGGAAACTGTTGCACCAAAAGGTTATGTATTAAATGAAGAAACGTTCTCTTTTGAGATCAAAGAGAATGGTCAAATCATTAAACATATTGTCAAAGATGAAAAGATTCCATCAGTAAAAACAACAGCTACTGATAAAACCGATGGTACAAAAGAAATGCACACTTTTAAGTCTGTAACAATCCAAGATAAAGTGGAATACAAAGACCTACAAGTAGGTAAAGAGTACACTTTAAAAGGTAAATTAATGGATAAAGAAACTAATAAACCATTAGTTGTAAATGGTAAAGAAGTAACAGCTGAAACTAAGTTTACACCAAAAGAAGCAAATGGTTCTATTACATTAGACTTCACATTTGATGCAACTGGCTTAGAAGAAAAAGAAGTAGTAGTATTCGAAGATGTACTGAAAGACGGAAAAATTGTTACAACACATGCTGATATCAACGACAAAGGTCAAACAGTTAAGTTTGTTAAGCCATCAGTAAAAACAACAGCTACAAACAAAGCTGATGGTGGAAAAGAGATTCATGCAAACGATTCTATTACTATCCAAGATAAAGTAGAGTATACTAACTTAGTTGTTGGTAAAGAGTACACTGTAAAAGGTAAACTAATGAACAAGGCTATTAACAAACCGTTATTAATTGATGGTAAAGAAGTAACAGCTGAGACTAAGTTTACTGCAAAAGAAAAGAATGGTTTTGTAACATTAGACTTTACTTTAGTTGGCGCTGAACAGCAGGGAAGAGAAGTAGTAGTGTTTGAAGACTTATTACATGAAGGGCAAGTAATTGCAACACATGCTGATATTAACGACAAAGGTCAAACAGTTCGATTTGTAGAACCTTCCATTAAAACAACAGCTACAAACAAGGTGGATGGTTCTAAAGAGTTAGACGCTTCTAAATCTGTAACAATCCAAGATAAAGTGGAATACAAAGACTTGATTGTTGGTAAAGAGTACGTTGTAAAAGGTAAACTAATGGATAAAGCAACAAACAAGCCATTATTAGTTGATGGTAAAGAAGTAACAGTAGAATCTAAGTTTACTGCAAAAGAGAAAAATGGTTCTATCACACTCGATTTCACATTTAATGCTTCTGCATTACAAGGTAAAGAAGTGGTAGTATTTGAAGAATTGTATCAAGATAATGTCTTGGTAGCTATTCACGTGGACATCAAAGATAAGGGCCAAACAGTGAAATTTAAAGAAGTAAAACCGGAACAACCTAAACCAGAAC